One genomic region from Populus nigra chromosome 8, ddPopNigr1.1, whole genome shotgun sequence encodes:
- the LOC133701456 gene encoding disease resistance protein RPM1-like, which produces MAEGSVNFLLSKLAQILEEEGQLLTGVRTEAEYISDELEFMKAFLRVADAMEERDPSLEVLVKKVRDIAYEMEDALDDFKLRLTHDRGQRFFAPLLRSFDYSVNLRARHQIASRIRAIKSRVIGISEAHRRYLIRNNIMGQGSNFSSISRLESQGDGLLLEEADLVGIEKPKRQLIEWLLERKSGREVVSVVGMGGLGKSTLVKKVYDDPDVKKQFKFRAWITVSQSFKKEELLKDIIQQLFRVHRKPGPKGVDSMDYDKLRTVINKFLQQKKYLIVLDDVWHTCTWGAFQHALPNNNCGSRIMVTTRNTEVASTACMDFPDRVFPLDPLSQEESWILFCKKIFQNNTCPPHLKNVSETILGRCEGLPLAIVSISGVLAAKDKNKIDEWEMVHRSLGAGFENNDTLMSTRKILSLSYNDLPYYLKSCLLYFSIFPAGNPIERMKLIRLWIAEGFVEGKEGMTLEEVAEDYLNELIKRSLVRVAEATSDGRVKTCRIHDLLREIMITKAKDQDFVAIAKEEGMMWSEKVRRVSIHKAVPSIQRRHVASRLRSVLIFWGADSCPDSPAPNLSFGHLRLLNVLDLEGAPLKEFPSKVSSLFLLKYLSLRNTNVNSIPSSISKLLNLETLDLKHTQISVLPVEILKLRKLRHLLVYRYEIDSDDRIHIKYGFQPPPQIGGLQSLQKLCFVEANQGGDLLLELGRLNQLRRLGIVKFRKEHGKALCSSVTKLTDLRALSITSITDSEFIDLEYLSNPPRFLQRLYLTGRLQSLPEWLHSSDSLVKLVLKWSRLSDDPLLSLQHLPNLLHLELVQVYDGEMLCFQAKGFQRLRFLGINKLESLRVITVQQGAMPCLEKLIVQSCKELKRVPSGIEHLTTLKVLEFFNMPKELIMTLQPSEENGDYLKVAHVPDVYSTYWNNGILDNFALLTKEDGSSSLHSPSGSRRDYIWK; this is translated from the coding sequence ATGGCTGAAGGTTCAGTGAACTTTCTCCTCTCGAAGCTTGCTCAAATTCTCGAAGAAGAGGGCCAGCTTTTGACAGGGGTTCGGACAGAAGCTGAGTATATCAGTGATGAACTGGAGTTCATGAAAGCCTTTTTAAGAGTTGCTGATGCCATGGAAGAGAGGGACCCGAGCCTTGAAGTGTTGGTCAAGAAAGTGAGAGATATTGCTTACGAGATGGAAGATGCTCTTGATGATTTCAAGCTGCGTCTTACACATGATCGCGGACAAAGATTCTTTGCTCCTCTCCTAAGAAGTTTCGACTACTCTGTGAATTTAAGAGCTCGCCATCAAATAGCTTCAAGAATCCGAGCCATCAAATCCAGAGTAATAGGCATCTCAGAAGCACACCGGAGATACCTGATCAGAAATAATATAATGGGGCAAGGCTCAAACTTCAGCAGCATTTCAAGGCTGGAATCTCAAGGGGATGGCCTTCTGCTCGAAGAAGCTGATTTGGTGGGCATTGAAAAACCTAAAAGGCAGTTGATCGAGTGGcttttggaaagaaaatcaGGACGCGAGGTGGTTTCTGTGGTTGGGATGGGAGGGTTGGGGAAGTCAACCTTGGTGAAAAAGGTCTACGATGATCCAGATGTGAAGAAACAATTCAAGTTCCGAGCTTGGATCACCGTTTCTCAATCTTTCAAGAAAGAGGAACTCCTAAAAGACATTATTCAACAACTCTTTCGTGTTCACAGAAAACCAGGTCCTAAAGGTGTGGATAGCATGGACTATGATAAGCTAAGGACAGTGATCAATAAATTTCTGCAACAGAAGAAGTACCTGATTGTCTTGGATGATGTGTGGCACACATGTACCTGGGGTGCTTTCCAACATGCCTTGCCAAACAACAACTGTGGCAGCCGAATTATGGTCACAACTCGTAATACTGAAGTTGCCTCTACCGCATGTATGGATTTCCCTGACAGAGTATTTCCTTTGGACCCATTATCTCAAGAAGAATCTTGGATTTTGTTCTGCAAAAAGATATTTCAGAACAATACCTGCCCTCCACATTTGAAGAATGTTTCAGAAACAATTCTTGGTAGATGTGAGGGATTGCCACTTGCAATTGTCTCAATCAGTGGTGTCTTGGCAGcaaaagacaagaataaaataGACGAATGGGAAATGGTCCATCGTAGCCTTGGTGCTGGATTTGAAAACAACGACACACTGATGAGTACGAGAAAAATACTGTCACTGAGTTACAATGACTTGCCTTACTATCTCAAATCTTGCTTGTTGTATTTCAGCATCTTCCCTGCAGGTAATCCAATTGAGCGGATGAAACTTATTCGGCTATGGATAGCTGAAGGATTTGTGGAAGGAAAGGAAGGAATGACATTAGAGGAAGTTGCAGAAGACTACCTGAATGAGCTCATAAAAAGAAGCTTGGTTCGTGTAGCAGAGGCAACCAGTGATGGACGCGTCAAAACATGCCGCATCCATGACCTTCTGCGCGAGATTATGATTACAAAGGCAAAAGACCAAGACTTTGTAGCAATAGCCAAGGAAGAAGGCATGATGTGGTCTGAAAAAGTCCGTCGGGTGTCAATACATAAAGCCGTGCCAAGTATACAACGAAGACATGTTGCCTCTCGACTTCGTTCGGTGCTCATATTTTGGGGGGCAGATTCTTGTCCTGATTCTCCTGCGCCTAATTTGTCGTTCGGTCACCTGAGGTTGCTTAATGTGTTAGATCTGGAAGGAGCACCTCTGAAGGAATTCCCCAGCAAAGTTTCCAGCCTCTTCCTCTTAAAGTATCTAAGTTTGAGGAACACCAATGTCAATTCCATTCCAAGCTCCATTAGCAAGCTTCTGAATCTGGAAACGTTGGATCTAAAACATACTCAAATCTCTGTATTGCCTGTTGAGATTCTGAAGCTCAGAAAACTTCGCCACCTTTTGGTGTATCGTTATGAAATTGATTCTGATGACAGGATTCACATCAAATATGGTTTCCAACCACCGCCTCAAATCGGAGGTCTACAATCCTTACAAAAACTCTGCTTTGTAGAGGCAAATCAAGGCGGTGATCTTCTGCTTGAACTGGGAAGGTTGAATCAGTTGAGACGGTTAGGCATTGTAAAGTTCAGGAAGGAACATGGGAAggctctatgttcttctgttaCAAAGCTGACAGACCTTCGTGCCTTATCCATTACTTCAATCACAGACAGTGAATTCATTGATTTGGAGTACTTATCAAATCCTCCTCGATTTCTTCAGCGATTGTACCTGACAGGACGGTTACAGAGTTTACCAGAGTGGTTGCATTCTTCGGATAGCTTGGTCAAGTTGGTTTTAAAATGGAGTCGGTTAAGTGATGATCCACTGCTATCTCTTCAGCATCTGCCCAATCTACTACACCTCGAGCTTGTACAGGTTTACGATGGGGAGATGCTGTGTTTCCAAGCTAAGGGATTTCAACGGCTCAGGTTCCTGGgcataaataaattagagagtCTCAGAGTGATAACTGTTCAACAAGGAGCAATGCCTTGTCTTGAAAAGCTGATCGTCCAAAGCTGCAAGGAATTGAAAAGGGTGCCATCAGGTATTGAACACCTGACCACGCTGAAGGTATTGGAATTTTTCAATATGCCAAAAGAACTCATCATGACGTTGCAACCCAGTGAAGAGAATGGAGATTATTTGAAGGTTGCACATGTTCCTGATGTTTACTCTACCTACTGGAACAACGGTATATTGGATAACTTCGCTTTATTAACCAAAGAGGATGGAAGTTCTTCCCTGCATAGCCCTAGCGGTAGCAGGCGCGACTATATTTGGAAATAA